In Halobacterium noricense, the genomic stretch CCGAACAACACGAACCGCCGGCGGTCGCGCACGTACCCCCACACGAGCGGGAAGAACTGCCAGACCACGACGGCGAACCGCCGGTACGCCCGGAGCAGCGCCACCCGTCTACCCCTCGATGGGCACGCTGTGGCTGTCGGTGCCGCGCTTCGGCAGCCGAACGTCGAGCACGCCGTCTTCGACGCTCGCGGACGCACCCTCGTCGGTGGCGTCCGGCGGCAGCGGGAGCTCCAGTTCGAGGAACAGCGACCGCCCCTCGCTGCGGTAGTCGAACTCGGCGGGCACGTCCTTCTCGCGGCGCGCGTCCACCGCGAGCATGCGACCCTCCACGCGGACGTCCACGGTGTCGCCGGTCGCCCCCGGCACGTCGACGACGAACGCGTACGCGTCGTCACTCTCTAAAACGTCGACGAACACGGAATCGGGCAGGCTCCCTAGCGCTTCGCGCAAACGGGGCATGCTCGGGCGTTGGGTCGGCGCAGCGTTAAACCCGGTGGTCGTCGGCGGGAACGACCGCGAAAACGGAGCAGACCGTCCGCGGTGGACGGGCGCGCTCGCGGCGGGGGACGACCGCGAGCGCGCGGAAACCGGCTGTGCTTCGACACACCGGATGGCGTCCTGACAGACTCTGACGTGGACCACGCCGGTGGGGGGAATCGCGTGGCCCGACCGCGTCGCCGGCGGCGAGAGGGGGATGTGGGGGAGTGCGGCCGGCGACGCACCGTGACGCTCAGTGTGCCCTGACCGGCGGCGAACGTCCGCCGCCACTCGACTCGTACACCGCCGGGGTATTCAACGATGCAGTCGCTCGCCCCGGATTAGCGACGGTTAAGCCGAATTAAGTGGGGTTTTCCGGCTGTTGGGTGGGTTGGTGGGATGGTTCGGTTGTTGGGGTGGGTGCGCTAGGGTGTTCGCGGGTCGGTCGCGTCTGTCGTGGTGGTCGTCGCTCACGATAACGTGGCTTCCCTGCGGTCCGCCGCGCTGCTCGCGGGTCGCTCAGAGTGCTCGCGGTTCCCGATGGTCGCCGCTCTCCATTCCGCGCTCTCCTCCGCCGAGCACGCGCGCCCACGCTGCTCACGGCTCACTTCGTTCGCCGCTCGCAATAACGTGGGCTCGCTTCGCTCGCCCAAACTGCTCACGCATCGCTGCGCTCCGCGTTCGCATTAACGCGGCGCGCCGGCGGCGCGCCGCGCAGCCTTTACCCCTACCCCAACCCAACAGACGCTCATGACCGAACACGACCGGCACGACGCCGGCTTCAAGGAACGAACACGCGTCGAGGCCGCGCGCGAGCGGCTCCTCGACCGGGTCGCGGTCCACGACCGCACCGAGCGCGTCGCGCTCGAAGACGCGGACGGGCGGACGGTCGCGACCGCCGTCACCGCCGAGCGGGACGTTCCGCACTACCGGCGCGCGGCGATGGACGGGTTCGCGGTGCGCGCCGAGGACACGTTCGGCGCGAGCGACCGGTCGCCGGCCATCCTCCGCGAAGACGAGGCCAAGCGCGTGCACACGGGAAGCGCGGTCCCGGAGTGGGCGGACGCGGTCGTGATGATCGAGCAGACCGACACCGCCGACGGCGAAGTCGAAGTGTTCTCCGCGGTCGGCGAGGGCGAGAACGTCGCGCCCGTCGGCGAGGACGTCGAAGCGGGCGACCGGCTCTACGAGCCCGGCCACCGCCTCCGGCCCTCCGACCTCGGGCTGTTGAAGTCCGTCGGCCTGCGGAATGTCGAAGTGTACGAGCGCCCGGACGTCGCCGTCGTCCCGACCGGCGAGGAACTCGTGCAGGACGACCCCGAACCCGGCGAGGTCGTGGAGACGAACGGGCTCACGGTCTCGCGGCTCGTGAAGCGCTGGGGTGCGAGCGCGCGCTACGAGGACGTCGTGACCGACGACGAGACGGCGCTCGCGGACGCCATCGAGGCGAACGTCGACGCGGACGTCATCGTGACCACCGGCGGGTCCTCGGTCGGCGAGCGCGACCTCATCCCGGAAGTCGTCGACGACCTCGGCGAAGTGTTCGTCCACGGGGTCGCGCTGCGGCCCGGCCACCCGGTCGCGCTCGGCGAGGTCGCGGGGACGCCGGTCGTGATGCTCCCCGGCTACCCCGTCGCCTGCATCGTGAACGCCGTGCAGTTCCTGCGGCCCGCGGTGAAGCGCGTCGGCGGAATGCCGCTGGACGACCTGCCGAGCGTGCAGGCGCGGCTGGACGGGAAGATTCGCTCCGAGCCGGGCGTGCGGACGTTCGCACGGGTTCGTCTCCGAGAAGCCGACGGCGAGCGCGTCGCGGAGCCGGTGAGCGCGAGCGGGAGCGGCGTGCTCTCCAGCGTCGCGCTCGCGGACGGCTGGGTCGTCGTGCCCGAGCAGACGGAGGGCATCGACGCCGGCGAGACAGTCGCCGTCCAGAACTGGGAGGCGCACCGATGAGCGACCGCAAACAGTTCCGTGACCTCGCCAGCCCCGAGGAAGCACGCGAAGTCATCGCCGGCCTCGACCTTTCGCCGGGCGTCGAGCGCGTGGACTTGGACGACGCGGACGGCCGCGTGCTCGCGGACCGCATCGACGCCCGCCTCGACGTGCCGGGGTTCGACCGCGCGAAAGTCGACGGCTACGCGCTCCGGGCGGCGGACACGTTCGGCGCGAGCGAGACCGACCCCGTCGAAGTGGAGTGCGTCGGCGACATCCACGCGGGCAGCGAACCCGACGTCAGCGTCGACGAAGGGACGTGCGCGGAGATTTCGACTGGCGCGCCCGTCCCGCCCGGCG encodes the following:
- a CDS encoding Hsp20/alpha crystallin family protein; this translates as MPRLREALGSLPDSVFVDVLESDDAYAFVVDVPGATGDTVDVRVEGRMLAVDARREKDVPAEFDYRSEGRSLFLELELPLPPDATDEGASASVEDGVLDVRLPKRGTDSHSVPIEG
- a CDS encoding molybdopterin molybdotransferase MoeA, giving the protein MTEHDRHDAGFKERTRVEAARERLLDRVAVHDRTERVALEDADGRTVATAVTAERDVPHYRRAAMDGFAVRAEDTFGASDRSPAILREDEAKRVHTGSAVPEWADAVVMIEQTDTADGEVEVFSAVGEGENVAPVGEDVEAGDRLYEPGHRLRPSDLGLLKSVGLRNVEVYERPDVAVVPTGEELVQDDPEPGEVVETNGLTVSRLVKRWGASARYEDVVTDDETALADAIEANVDADVIVTTGGSSVGERDLIPEVVDDLGEVFVHGVALRPGHPVALGEVAGTPVVMLPGYPVACIVNAVQFLRPAVKRVGGMPLDDLPSVQARLDGKIRSEPGVRTFARVRLREADGERVAEPVSASGSGVLSSVALADGWVVVPEQTEGIDAGETVAVQNWEAHR